The following nucleotide sequence is from Flavobacteriales bacterium.
TATCAACGGCGACAATAACATCCTCTTCTACTGCGAAGTCACCTTCTACAGCATTATCGCTGGTCATTTGAAACAACTCTTCTTCAAATAATTTCTCTATTTCTATTCTGATAACTTCGTTATAGGCAACGACACTAGAATCTAATATTCCCGTTTCATCTAATGCTAATTCCTCTCTGATATTACTACTTGCTAAAAGCGTATCAATTTTAGTTTTTAAAGAATTATTATATTCGGATATCTCCTCTTTTGTAACGCCTTTCTCAACAATCTCATGCAAAGATTCCTCAAAGATCTTATCCATACCCAATTTTACTTTCTCCTTATAATAAATCACACTAGATTCTAATTCACTTTCGTCATCTAATTCATCTTCAAGAGAGTAAATATCCGTGCTAAGAATTTTATCAATCCTCGCTTTAAGTTTTCTATTGAAAATTTCAGGTTCAGGTTCAGATTCAATCACTTCTTCGATTATCTGTTCTGGCTTAGGAGCTAGTGCTTCATCCACGTTACCGACTAAGGTGGTTGTATCTTCTCCCCCTATAATTTTGGATGAAGGTTTTATGAATGAATCTTCTTCAAATAGAAAGCTAAGAGTGCTATTTGGCGTTGATATCTTATAACAAAGTTCAACTCTTCTATTATACGCCATTAACTTCGTATCATCTTTATTAATCGTTCCATTTGCCCTTCCAACACCTATACTAAGAACAATTTGTTTTGAAAACGTTCCCTTACTGATTATATAGTTCTTAACGGCATCAACTCTTTGCTGTAAAAGACTCCTATTGTATTCATAAGACCCTTGATTATCACAAAATCCAAGGATATATATCTGCTTCAGATTTTCTGCCCCTACAGATTCTAGAGCAGAATCTAATATGCTTTTATTTTGCCCTTTAACATCATGTGTTGCTGGGTTATAAAACAGTTCTAGCCGATTAACTAGAATACTTTGCACGAAACCATTGGTGCAGATAATCATGCACGTAACAATCAAAATGCTAGAAGATTTCAATAACAGTCTCAAGTGTTGCTTTTTGGTTAAGACTTAACTTTAATACATGAAATTAACTAGTGGAAAATAGCACGCAAAAGCACATATTTAATAACCTTTTATAGAATGGATCTGGTTTATCTATCCTTTAACTAAAGAATACAAGTGCCTATAAATCACAACTTAACTAAAAGTTGTTTAGGGAGATAATTAAGCTTCGGTAAAATAAATTGTTACTCTTGCTGTATCGTTGAGGAAGTTTATTCTTTCAACTTTAGCATCGTATACATTTAAACCGGTTCTTTCTTTTAAATCTTCGATCATCTCACTCTTATGTTCCGGTTTAATCAATTTTATCTTTTCATAAGTAACGCTCTTAGTAGAACTTCCCGACTTGTTAACCAACGTTTCTAAAAGGTATACAGTTCCTACTATTGCTAAATTGGTGAACATTAATTCCAAATAACTAACCTTCTTATTAGATAGCGCATTAATTATCGATAAGGTAATTATCACGAAGAGGTATGTCATTTCCTTAATAGGTATAGGTTCGGTCCTATATCTCAGAATAGAGAATACTGCAAACAAGCCAAACGCGAATCCAATACTTAACTTAATACCACTTAATAATGTACAGACAAGAAATATACATACATTGAAAAGGAGGAAAGTATATAGATACTTTGATACCTTGTACCTATTGTAATAAATACCTTTTGCTACCCAATATGCAAATACTCCATTTATCAAGAAACGAAATACTAACTCTTGTAAATCCTGAACATCAATTAACCTATTCCCTAAGAATTTGGTGTTTTCTAAAATTTCAATTATACCCATGATGCAATTTATCTAAAAAAAGACGTTTTTTCTTAAATCTGTTTTGTTTTATCTTTTCGTTTAATAACATGGTACCCATGCAATATTTACTCATACCCATTTCTCCAATCTTTTTCTCTCGCATAAACTGGAGAAAAAAAGAGTTTTTTGAAAGTCCATCTTGCTTTGCTTCTGCAATAATTAATGCGGGTGTTTCAATTTTTTTAAGCACGTTACCTTTTATATCTATTTTTTCAAATATTAAATCGATATCCAAAGTTATTCTCTCTTTTAATTCAAGATTCACGAAGGTCATTCTTTTGTAATGCACCCATGTTTGTGGTATCAAGCTATCGATAGGTATATCACCTAATGTTTTCTGAATAAAGTTTTTTGCTTTTTCATTTAGCTCTAACGGAATACTTTTATTCTTCTTTCTTTGCTTTATTGTTTTCCCTTTATTGTTCTTTATTTTAGTTTCCAAATAGCAATCAGCGTCTCCATATCTTCGATATCTCACTTTATACCTATTTACTCTTGCATTATGATGAGCTAGGTAACAATCAAAGTCTTTAGTATCGTAATATAATGTATGGTACTCACTAGAAATCATTCCCTCCACCTCTAGACTACGATAATTCTTAGCCATAAAAATGATTAGTTCGTCCATTATTTCGCTCGAAAAGCCAAATTTAGTATCCTTTCTTTCCAATAGTTTAACCGAATCCATTTCTGACAATGTGATCCTATTT
It contains:
- a CDS encoding VTC domain-containing protein codes for the protein MPYKLPIELSNRITLSEMDSVKLLERKDTKFGFSSEIMDELIIFMAKNYRSLEVEGMISSEYHTLYYDTKDFDCYLAHHNARVNRYKVRYRRYGDADCYLETKIKNNKGKTIKQRKKNKSIPLELNEKAKNFIQKTLGDIPIDSLIPQTWVHYKRMTFVNLELKERITLDIDLIFEKIDIKGNVLKKIETPALIIAEAKQDGLSKNSFFLQFMREKKIGEMGMSKYCMGTMLLNEKIKQNRFKKKRLFLDKLHHGYN
- a CDS encoding OmpA family protein, translating into MIICTNGFVQSILVNRLELFYNPATHDVKGQNKSILDSALESVGAENLKQIYILGFCDNQGSYEYNRSLLQQRVDAVKNYIISKGTFSKQIVLSIGVGRANGTINKDDTKLMAYNRRVELCYKISTPNSTLSFLFEEDSFIKPSSKIIGGEDTTTLVGNVDEALAPKPEQIIEEVIESEPEPEIFNRKLKARIDKILSTDIYSLEDELDDESELESSVIYYKEKVKLGMDKIFEESLHEIVEKGVTKEEISEYNNSLKTKIDTLLASSNIREELALDETGILDSSVVAYNEVIRIEIEKLFEEELFQMTSDNAVEGDFAVEEDVIVAVDKEIPVEDKLGNLSNNSIVSASDKKNTEASDQLSTLNEPPKDILPINTNTVIANSNRNGNGIKTSSIPELSV
- a CDS encoding DUF4956 domain-containing protein — protein: MGIIEILENTKFLGNRLIDVQDLQELVFRFLINGVFAYWVAKGIYYNRYKVSKYLYTFLLFNVCIFLVCTLLSGIKLSIGFAFGLFAVFSILRYRTEPIPIKEMTYLFVIITLSIINALSNKKVSYLELMFTNLAIVGTVYLLETLVNKSGSSTKSVTYEKIKLIKPEHKSEMIEDLKERTGLNVYDAKVERINFLNDTARVTIYFTEA